One part of the Candidatus Schekmanbacteria bacterium RIFCSPLOWO2_02_FULL_38_14 genome encodes these proteins:
- a CDS encoding RNA-binding protein: protein MGKKLYVGSLPYSLSEGQLVELFSQHGAVESGKVISDKYTGQSKGFGFVEMKSDEDAQKATAALNGTELNGRKIVVNEARPMESRERNDGGGRNNRNSRW, encoded by the coding sequence ATGGGTAAAAAATTGTATGTGGGCAGTCTTCCTTATTCATTGAGTGAGGGACAATTAGTAGAACTTTTTTCTCAGCATGGTGCTGTTGAGTCAGGAAAGGTAATTTCTGACAAATACACAGGCCAGTCAAAGGGATTTGGCTTTGTGGAGATGAAGTCTGATGAAGATGCTCAGAAAGCTACCGCAGCTCTTAACGGAACTGAGCTTAATGGTAGAAAAATTGTAGTTAATGAGGCGCGTCCTATGGAGAGCAGAGAACGCAATGACGGGGGCGGAAGAAATAACAGAAACAGCAGATGGTAA